In Fibrobacter sp. UWT2, one DNA window encodes the following:
- a CDS encoding LemA family protein translates to MTIGIIAGIVLVVLIAWFIGMYNGLVKLRNNRENAFANIDVQLKQRYDLVPQLVSTVKGYATHEKETLDKVTSARAAAMNATTVDEKVQADKALSGALAGLRISLEAYPELKANQNFLQLQNELADIENKLSAARRFFNSTTRELNNACEVFPSNIVAGMFGFKRAAMYEATESRDTLNKAPEVKF, encoded by the coding sequence ATGACTATTGGGATTATTGCCGGCATTGTCCTGGTGGTGCTGATCGCCTGGTTCATCGGAATGTATAACGGACTGGTGAAACTCCGCAACAACCGCGAAAACGCATTTGCAAACATTGATGTGCAACTCAAGCAGCGCTATGATTTGGTGCCGCAGCTGGTGAGCACTGTCAAGGGTTATGCCACTCACGAAAAAGAGACGCTCGACAAGGTGACATCGGCTCGTGCCGCTGCCATGAACGCAACGACCGTCGATGAAAAGGTCCAGGCCGACAAGGCTCTTTCCGGCGCGCTCGCCGGGCTCCGCATTTCGCTGGAAGCTTACCCGGAACTCAAGGCGAACCAGAACTTCTTGCAACTGCAGAATGAACTTGCCGATATCGAAAACAAGCTCTCCGCTGCACGCCGCTTCTTCAATTCTACGACTCGCGAACTGAACAACGCCTGCGAAGTCTTCCCGAGCAATATCGTCGCCGGTATGTTCGGCTTCAAGCGTGCGGCTATGTACGAAGCTACCGAAAGCCGCGACACGCTCAACAAGGCTCCCGAGGTGAAGTTTTAG
- a CDS encoding ORF6N domain-containing protein — translation MAKKNDMAVAPVKSEFPLIDETLLKSRIYTIRGLKVMLDADLAEIYGYETRFFNRQVKNNIDRFAEDFRFQLSEDEMQNLMCKKCTSSWGGTRKLPYAFTEQGIYMLMTVLKGDLAIRQSMALIRLFKQMKDYIIAENRNLLGYDGIAQIAVQTERNTKDIAVIQSDLQKVMENFVDPSTYKHFLILNGQKLEADVAYAQIYGMAKKSLLVVDNYVDIKTLNLLRNARKGVSILIASDRYARITDDMLNDFRAAMPGVSIDTVSAAHKFHDRYILVDFRTKSEKLFHCGASSKDAGNKITTIVQLDDVDAYRNMFKELYDRHRMFRTMQQLSADAEKASSADMTLNEINAEIAAVRSGK, via the coding sequence ATGGCTAAAAAGAATGATATGGCGGTTGCGCCAGTCAAATCGGAGTTCCCGCTTATTGACGAAACCCTGCTCAAATCGCGGATATATACCATCCGCGGGCTCAAGGTGATGCTCGATGCAGATTTGGCCGAGATTTACGGATACGAGACGAGATTTTTCAATCGCCAGGTAAAAAATAACATTGATCGATTTGCGGAGGATTTTCGATTTCAATTGAGTGAGGATGAAATGCAAAACTTGATGTGCAAAAAATGCACATCAAGTTGGGGTGGAACACGAAAATTGCCGTATGCCTTCACCGAACAGGGCATCTATATGCTTATGACGGTTTTAAAAGGTGACCTTGCGATTCGTCAAAGTATGGCCCTTATTCGCCTTTTCAAGCAGATGAAAGACTATATCATTGCTGAAAATCGGAATTTATTGGGTTATGACGGCATTGCCCAAATTGCCGTGCAAACTGAAAGAAATACCAAGGATATAGCGGTCATTCAATCTGATCTTCAGAAAGTCATGGAAAACTTCGTTGATCCCTCGACATACAAGCACTTCTTAATTTTGAACGGACAGAAGTTGGAAGCTGATGTCGCCTATGCGCAGATTTACGGCATGGCGAAGAAATCGTTGTTGGTTGTTGATAATTATGTTGACATCAAGACGCTGAATTTGCTCCGGAATGCGCGTAAGGGCGTATCTATTTTGATTGCGAGTGATCGGTATGCCCGCATAACGGATGATATGCTCAACGATTTTCGTGCGGCAATGCCGGGCGTTTCGATTGATACGGTTTCTGCGGCGCACAAATTCCACGACCGCTATATTCTTGTCGACTTTAGGACCAAAAGTGAAAAGCTGTTCCATTGTGGAGCTTCGAGCAAGGATGCCGGCAACAAGATTACGACTATCGTCCAGTTGGACGACGTTGATGCCTACCGAAACATGTTCAAGGAATTGTATGACAGACACCGAATGTTCCGGACCATGCAGCAACTTTCCGCCGACGCCGAGAAGGCTAGTTCCGCCGACATGACACTCAACGAAATCAACGCCGAAATAGCTGCAGTAAGAAGTGGAAAGTGA
- a CDS encoding M48 family metallopeptidase: MRYVGLQTQIWRNNRNSILLLCLFPVIILGMVFATIVIIDYFGALCPLMQGGCPADHTTHMRYGLMHWPEVWRAFWAALPYTLQVVGVWFIIAYCANTAIIRHTTHAKPLERKDNMRVYNIVENLCIAGGIEMPQINIVEDSGLNAFASGIDVPSFTITLTTGLIEKLNDAELSAVVGHELTHIKNRDTRLMVVCIVFVGIFATLQTISIKLLSAMLRGTTRRTRSKRGGGGGVIIIFALMLVIIWSTIGYIFSWFTRLAISRSREYMADAGGAELCGDPWALASALQKISDEPGLDSVRRSDVAQLYIIHPDEEFDNNMGLKGIIAKVNIMFCTHPDTPERIRLLKQF, from the coding sequence ATGCGTTACGTCGGACTCCAGACCCAGATTTGGCGGAACAACCGCAACAGTATTTTGCTGTTGTGCCTGTTCCCCGTTATTATTCTGGGGATGGTCTTTGCGACGATCGTCATCATTGATTATTTCGGTGCGCTCTGCCCCCTGATGCAGGGTGGTTGCCCCGCTGACCATACGACGCACATGAGGTACGGCCTGATGCATTGGCCCGAAGTGTGGAGAGCCTTTTGGGCCGCGCTTCCGTATACGCTCCAAGTTGTAGGCGTGTGGTTCATCATTGCCTATTGCGCAAATACCGCTATTATTCGCCACACGACGCATGCCAAGCCGCTAGAGCGCAAAGATAACATGCGCGTCTATAATATTGTCGAGAACCTCTGCATTGCGGGCGGCATTGAAATGCCACAAATCAACATTGTGGAGGACTCCGGCCTGAACGCATTTGCGAGCGGCATTGACGTGCCCTCGTTTACTATCACGCTCACGACCGGCCTCATCGAGAAACTGAACGACGCGGAACTCTCTGCCGTCGTGGGCCACGAACTGACGCACATCAAGAATCGTGACACGCGACTTATGGTCGTTTGCATCGTGTTTGTGGGAATTTTTGCGACCCTTCAGACGATTTCTATAAAGCTGCTCTCGGCAATGCTCCGCGGAACGACTCGCCGCACGCGCAGTAAACGTGGCGGTGGCGGAGGAGTCATTATCATCTTTGCCTTGATGCTGGTCATCATCTGGAGCACGATCGGTTATATCTTTAGCTGGTTTACGCGCCTCGCCATTTCGCGCTCGCGTGAATATATGGCCGATGCTGGCGGCGCCGAACTTTGTGGCGACCCCTGGGCGCTCGCTTCCGCCTTGCAGAAGATTTCCGATGAACCCGGCCTCGATAGCGTCCGCCGCAGCGACGTGGCACAGCTCTACATCATTCACCCCGACGAAGAATTCGACAACAACATGGGCCTTAAAGGCATCATCGCCAAGGTGAATATCATGTTCTGCACCCACCCCGACACCCCCGAAAGAATCCGGCTGCTGAAGCAGTTCTAG
- a CDS encoding YhcG family protein has translation MDKISPFYNDAVQQIKSAILESQLETARAANKQMLSLYYAVGKFVSENSREGTWGTGAIGTISAQLRRELPGLRGFSPTSIKKMRQFYEEWSSFLNRPPMAGELENAENEEKSAKIPIFALLDINRPPMAGDLDFSEFLALSFTHHIEILGKCSSLEERAFYIHQSILNHWDKYTLRDYLKADLFHHQGQIPNNFALTLPKTLHAQKAISMFKDEYLLDFVNVEELDERNPQDIDERVVENSIVQNVKNFILTFGKDFTYVGHQVHIEKLEHDMWVDLLFYNRELQSLVVVELKKGEFKPAYLGQLSAYMRVLNDDERKANENPVIGIILCKGADRSFVEYLLQDYNQPMGVATYKVMPEKLKAVMPDEKLLLEVM, from the coding sequence ATGGATAAAATAAGCCCGTTTTATAACGATGCTGTTCAGCAGATAAAGTCTGCCATTCTCGAAAGCCAGTTGGAGACTGCTCGGGCGGCTAACAAGCAGATGCTTTCGTTGTATTATGCGGTGGGCAAGTTTGTATCCGAGAATTCCCGTGAGGGAACATGGGGAACAGGGGCGATTGGCACGATAAGTGCTCAACTTCGGCGGGAATTGCCGGGTTTAAGAGGTTTTTCGCCCACAAGTATTAAAAAAATGCGCCAATTCTATGAAGAATGGAGTAGCTTTTTAAATCGTCCGCCGATGGCGGGCGAATTGGAAAATGCCGAAAATGAAGAAAAATCGGCAAAAATACCGATTTTTGCGCTTCTTGATATAAATCGACCGCCAATGGCGGGCGATTTGGACTTCTCCGAATTTTTAGCACTGAGTTTTACGCATCATATAGAAATTTTGGGGAAATGCTCATCATTGGAAGAACGTGCTTTCTATATACATCAATCCATCCTGAATCATTGGGACAAGTATACCCTACGTGATTATCTCAAGGCGGACTTGTTTCATCACCAGGGACAGATTCCCAATAACTTCGCCCTTACCTTGCCCAAAACGCTCCATGCGCAAAAGGCGATCTCGATGTTCAAGGACGAATACCTGCTTGACTTTGTCAATGTGGAAGAACTCGACGAGCGCAATCCCCAGGATATTGACGAACGCGTTGTTGAAAATTCCATTGTCCAAAATGTCAAGAATTTTATCCTGACGTTTGGAAAGGATTTCACGTACGTCGGCCATCAAGTTCATATCGAAAAACTTGAGCACGACATGTGGGTCGATCTGCTCTTCTATAATCGTGAGTTGCAGAGTCTTGTTGTTGTGGAATTAAAGAAAGGGGAGTTTAAGCCTGCATATCTCGGACAGCTCTCGGCATACATGCGCGTGTTGAATGACGATGAACGGAAGGCGAACGAAAATCCGGTCATCGGCATTATTCTGTGTAAGGGCGCGGACAGGTCGTTTGTTGAGTATCTGTTGCAAGATTACAACCAGCCTATGGGTGTTGCAACCTACAAGGTTATGCCGGAAAAACTGAAAGCAGTCATGCCCGACGAAAAATTGCTCTTGGAAGTCATGTGA
- a CDS encoding LlaJI family restriction endonuclease: MIFLFEEFPYDPTFLKTVIGYGDGDSKSRSKSGFNTETIKAGVKIDGVGYCFYNGQPVFVLPKVFLEYEKDERGNIVKDEHGYDVQKAFDVRINRKGEDVLGGQNDLENAPLVSEQRHFFSSLSLWLYSAIDKYHKKGDKDTGIETPLQKEHLRFKKSDRYATLLDVMSSMELFYKKNQSLFVFIAKNKHSGNHKINWQRTVNKTIPFMQNGVPIYMNPVNKVKVFDLDDRLLVLYFSAMKYILDKFGYQMPQSEFYQPLRMIEMERLLENERGLRELKKIKYKYFEDRLVKLYNVMEAFFEWGAQYSNTSNNAQEYLIANSFNNVFEAMIDELVGDPDAARLKKNSDGKIIDHLYKEKSLIFASNQNDFNNDLIWHIGDSKYYQDPEDIRGQSIAKQFTYAKNVMQDFFNPAFFRSTVPHVSDAHRGIHYRDSLTDGYSVTPNFFIRGFAPNFVDKKQYQDPYLRNDDNEKLIAEVDDADTFDDGEGDQRKNIKQHLWKNRNRHFINRLFDRDTLLLQVYNVNFLYVLKAFTSSHSSLREEFKREARKQFRENFLKLLDEKYEFYILWPHNIDFGEADEPAEQKFVNRYFRLLIGKIYRPEGAKFLLLAIEKIPENTHIQSERVELENIEKMWGEISGACDCFHVSSRELFPTRQNNLQPVSFAQGDYYFDDDKFGFFVRRNAVENARIGVEHRLPEEIDHRSLEGSIFGDIDLARIERNRSPLDEYYFLPCKEV, translated from the coding sequence ATGATTTTTCTATTTGAAGAGTTTCCTTACGATCCGACTTTTTTGAAAACCGTCATCGGTTATGGTGACGGCGATTCTAAAAGTCGGAGTAAAAGCGGATTTAATACGGAAACAATAAAGGCAGGAGTAAAAATTGATGGTGTTGGCTATTGTTTTTACAATGGTCAGCCGGTTTTTGTGCTGCCCAAGGTATTTCTTGAATACGAAAAAGATGAGCGAGGAAATATCGTAAAGGATGAACACGGATATGATGTACAAAAAGCCTTTGACGTACGGATAAATCGTAAAGGCGAAGACGTTTTGGGTGGACAAAACGACCTGGAAAATGCACCTCTTGTGTCTGAACAACGCCACTTTTTCTCATCGTTATCCCTTTGGCTCTATTCCGCCATTGACAAGTACCATAAGAAGGGTGATAAAGATACTGGAATTGAAACTCCGCTGCAAAAAGAACACCTGCGATTTAAGAAGAGCGACCGCTACGCTACATTGCTCGATGTTATGAGCAGTATGGAACTGTTCTATAAAAAGAATCAAAGTCTTTTTGTCTTTATCGCAAAGAACAAGCATAGTGGAAACCACAAAATAAACTGGCAACGTACCGTCAATAAAACGATTCCTTTTATGCAAAACGGAGTTCCCATTTACATGAACCCCGTAAATAAAGTCAAAGTTTTTGATTTAGACGATCGTCTGTTGGTTCTTTATTTTTCCGCAATGAAATATATCCTGGATAAGTTTGGATATCAGATGCCGCAAAGCGAGTTCTATCAGCCGCTCAGAATGATTGAGATGGAACGGCTCTTGGAAAACGAACGTGGCCTGCGTGAACTCAAGAAAATAAAGTACAAGTATTTTGAAGATAGGCTTGTCAAGCTCTATAATGTCATGGAAGCCTTCTTTGAATGGGGCGCCCAATATAGCAATACGAGCAATAATGCACAGGAATACTTGATTGCCAACTCGTTCAACAATGTGTTTGAGGCAATGATTGACGAGCTCGTGGGCGATCCGGATGCAGCGAGATTAAAGAAGAATAGCGATGGAAAAATCATAGACCATCTCTATAAGGAAAAATCGTTGATTTTTGCATCAAACCAAAATGATTTTAATAACGATCTTATCTGGCATATTGGAGACAGCAAGTATTACCAGGATCCAGAGGATATCCGTGGACAATCTATTGCGAAGCAATTTACGTACGCTAAAAACGTAATGCAGGATTTCTTTAACCCTGCGTTTTTCCGTAGTACGGTTCCTCATGTATCTGATGCTCATAGAGGTATTCATTATCGAGATAGCTTAACGGATGGCTACAGTGTTACTCCGAATTTTTTCATTAGGGGGTTCGCGCCCAATTTTGTAGACAAAAAACAGTATCAAGACCCGTATCTTCGCAATGATGATAATGAAAAACTAATTGCGGAAGTTGACGATGCGGACACTTTTGACGATGGCGAAGGCGATCAGCGCAAAAATATAAAACAACATCTTTGGAAGAACCGTAACCGTCATTTTATAAATCGCTTATTTGATCGTGACACGCTCCTGCTGCAAGTGTACAATGTGAATTTTTTGTATGTCCTTAAAGCATTTACATCTAGTCACTCATCTCTTCGGGAAGAATTCAAGCGTGAAGCGCGAAAACAGTTCCGCGAAAATTTTTTAAAATTGTTGGATGAAAAATACGAGTTTTACATCTTGTGGCCTCATAACATTGATTTCGGGGAAGCTGATGAACCTGCGGAACAAAAATTTGTTAACCGCTATTTCCGTTTATTGATTGGAAAAATATATAGGCCGGAAGGCGCTAAATTCTTGTTGCTGGCAATAGAAAAGATTCCTGAAAATACGCACATTCAATCAGAAAGAGTTGAATTAGAAAATATAGAGAAGATGTGGGGAGAAATAAGCGGTGCTTGCGATTGTTTCCACGTCTCTTCGAGAGAACTTTTCCCAACGCGACAGAATAATTTACAACCCGTATCTTTTGCCCAAGGTGACTATTACTTTGATGATGACAAATTTGGCTTTTTCGTGAGACGCAATGCTGTTGAAAACGCTCGAATTGGAGTGGAACATCGGCTGCCCGAAGAAATTGATCATCGCTCTTTGGAAGGTAGCATATTTGGCGACATAGATCTAGCTAGAATTGAGCGGAATAGGTCGCCGTTGGACGAATACTATTTCTTGCCTTGCAAAGAAGTCTGA
- the lon gene encoding endopeptidase La, whose amino-acid sequence MALDTSKMYPLLPLRDAIVFPHTTRRILVGRDISLRALEYAESHDGEIILSAQKNIEQEEIENPMLDLYSVGILAHVSNVTPFPNGCVKVVLEGEQVVDLRSIATNNDYLTVTVSAHKPSITAADKSSRFETVLTQFKEYSLHRNISEGMVDALFTMDSQINAFYGMIPFLQISMDERQRLLEIGEIDELAERLVEIMQVAADTDTMMVKVQQNVRQKMAQQQKEWFISEQIRQLQDELDGENGNSSEPDQLLKKIKAKKFSAAIQEKLEEEISRMRLMQPTSPEYAVSRNYLDWFLTLPYGEYTDTVLNMKKVKSELDSKHFGLDKVKERIMEYVAVLKLTGTERRAPILCLVGPPGVGKTTLVESIANAMQRNFVRITLGGVRDEAEIRGHRRTYIGAMPGRFIQALRRAKCMNPIILLDEIDKMASDFRGDPASAMLEVLDPEQNHDFTDHFMEVGLDLSRVLFIATANNEAEIPEALRDRLEMVRLPGYYPHEKLQIASKYLVPRICERTGIENGKDVDFDDDIISKVIREWTREAGVRELERTLENVVRHRAKDKVMGKKFKAGITEKTLQDYLGAPRYLDSQLPDAGRPGVIVGLAWTSVGGEILPIECMLLPGKGSLLMTGKLGDVMKESAQIALSLVRERLSRFGIDPNIVKRTDIHIHVPEGAVPKDGPSAGIALTLCLLSAFTKQPVSPEIAFTGEVSLTGACLAIGGLNEKALAALQAGVKTLRLPAQNQKDVNELPAPAKKGLKIYTHKHIDEIIKVLFKESKK is encoded by the coding sequence ATGGCTTTAGACACTTCGAAAATGTATCCGTTGCTCCCTCTGAGGGACGCTATTGTATTTCCGCACACGACCCGCCGCATTCTGGTCGGCAGGGACATTTCTTTGCGCGCTCTCGAATACGCTGAATCCCACGATGGCGAAATCATTCTTTCGGCTCAGAAAAATATCGAGCAAGAAGAAATCGAAAACCCGATGCTCGACCTTTACTCGGTGGGTATCCTTGCCCACGTGAGCAATGTGACCCCTTTCCCGAACGGTTGCGTAAAGGTGGTTCTCGAAGGCGAACAGGTGGTGGACCTCCGTTCCATCGCCACCAACAACGACTATTTGACGGTTACGGTTTCGGCCCACAAGCCCTCGATTACGGCGGCCGACAAGAGCTCCCGTTTCGAGACGGTGCTCACCCAGTTCAAGGAATATTCCTTGCACCGTAACATTTCCGAGGGTATGGTAGATGCCCTGTTCACCATGGACAGCCAGATCAACGCCTTTTACGGCATGATCCCCTTCTTGCAGATTTCCATGGACGAACGTCAGCGCTTGCTCGAAATCGGCGAGATCGACGAACTGGCAGAACGCCTGGTCGAAATCATGCAGGTGGCGGCCGATACCGACACCATGATGGTCAAGGTGCAGCAGAACGTGCGCCAGAAGATGGCCCAGCAGCAAAAGGAATGGTTCATTTCGGAACAGATTCGCCAGCTGCAAGACGAACTGGATGGCGAAAACGGCAACTCTTCGGAGCCGGACCAGCTGCTCAAGAAAATCAAGGCGAAAAAGTTCTCGGCAGCCATTCAAGAAAAGCTCGAAGAAGAAATCAGCCGCATGCGCCTGATGCAGCCGACGTCTCCGGAATACGCGGTGAGCCGCAACTATTTGGACTGGTTCCTGACGCTCCCGTATGGCGAATACACCGACACCGTCCTCAACATGAAGAAGGTGAAGAGCGAACTGGATTCCAAGCACTTCGGCCTGGACAAGGTCAAGGAACGCATCATGGAATACGTGGCGGTGCTCAAGCTTACGGGTACCGAACGTCGAGCTCCGATTCTTTGCCTGGTCGGTCCTCCGGGCGTGGGTAAGACGACTTTGGTGGAATCGATTGCCAATGCCATGCAGCGCAACTTTGTTCGTATTACGCTGGGCGGCGTACGTGACGAGGCCGAAATCCGCGGTCACCGCCGCACCTACATTGGTGCCATGCCTGGCCGCTTTATCCAGGCGCTTCGCCGTGCCAAGTGCATGAACCCGATTATCTTGCTCGACGAAATCGACAAGATGGCGAGCGACTTCCGTGGCGACCCCGCGAGCGCGATGCTTGAGGTACTGGACCCGGAACAGAACCACGACTTTACCGACCACTTCATGGAGGTGGGTCTCGACCTTAGCCGCGTGCTGTTTATCGCGACGGCGAACAACGAGGCTGAAATCCCCGAAGCCCTGCGCGACCGCCTTGAAATGGTGCGCCTGCCGGGTTACTACCCCCACGAAAAACTGCAGATTGCAAGCAAGTACCTGGTACCGCGCATTTGCGAACGTACGGGTATCGAAAACGGCAAGGACGTGGATTTTGATGACGATATTATTTCGAAGGTGATTCGCGAATGGACCCGCGAGGCGGGCGTGCGCGAACTGGAACGCACTCTCGAAAACGTGGTGCGTCACCGTGCAAAAGACAAGGTGATGGGCAAGAAGTTCAAGGCCGGAATCACCGAGAAGACTTTGCAGGACTACTTGGGCGCTCCGCGTTATTTGGATAGCCAGCTTCCGGACGCCGGTCGCCCGGGCGTTATCGTGGGTCTCGCCTGGACAAGTGTCGGCGGCGAAATTCTCCCCATCGAATGTATGCTGTTGCCGGGCAAGGGCTCGCTTTTGATGACAGGTAAGCTCGGCGACGTGATGAAGGAATCGGCTCAGATTGCACTCAGCCTTGTGCGCGAACGCCTGAGCCGCTTTGGCATTGACCCGAATATCGTGAAGAGGACGGACATCCACATTCACGTGCCCGAAGGTGCCGTGCCTAAAGATGGTCCCTCTGCGGGTATCGCCCTCACGCTTTGCTTGCTCTCTGCATTTACCAAGCAGCCGGTTTCGCCCGAAATCGCCTTCACTGGCGAAGTGAGCCTCACGGGCGCCTGCCTTGCGATTGGTGGCTTGAACGAAAAGGCGCTTGCTGCTCTCCAGGCTGGCGTGAAGACGCTTCGACTCCCGGCGCAGAACCAGAAGGACGTGAACGAACTTCCGGCACCTGCGAAGAAGGGCCTCAAGATTTATACGCATAAGCACATTGACGAAATCATCAAGGTGCTGTTCAAGGAATCTAAAAAGTGA
- a CDS encoding YggS family pyridoxal phosphate-dependent enzyme: MEFTLDEMREHLAALEARISEACKIAGRSRDSVKLVWVSKFHPAEAVENAIALGATDFGENRVQEAELKFSEPLTAKDGSRVRCHVIGPVQSNKLKKAAIVADCIHSIASIEAVEKLEKVCAAYPSENGAGKILDILFQVNAGEEETKSGLDVHEAEAFLADLESRGAAYPHLRFRGLMTIGKNTGVAEDSRECFAFLRNLQQKFLAKGGVFANFDQLSMGMTGDLEVAIEEGSTMIRVGTALFGERDYSK, translated from the coding sequence ATGGAATTCACACTCGATGAAATGCGCGAGCACCTTGCAGCTCTCGAAGCAAGGATTAGCGAAGCTTGCAAGATTGCAGGCCGTAGCCGTGACTCGGTAAAGCTTGTGTGGGTGAGCAAGTTCCACCCGGCAGAAGCTGTAGAAAATGCGATTGCGCTGGGTGCCACCGACTTCGGTGAAAACCGCGTGCAAGAAGCCGAACTCAAGTTTTCTGAGCCGCTTACCGCAAAAGATGGTAGCCGCGTGCGTTGCCACGTGATTGGCCCTGTACAAAGTAACAAGCTCAAGAAGGCAGCGATTGTTGCTGACTGCATCCATTCCATTGCAAGCATTGAGGCTGTCGAAAAATTGGAGAAGGTCTGCGCCGCATACCCCAGCGAAAATGGTGCGGGCAAGATTCTCGATATCCTTTTCCAGGTGAACGCCGGTGAAGAAGAAACCAAGAGCGGTCTCGACGTGCATGAAGCCGAGGCGTTCCTCGCTGATTTGGAATCGCGCGGTGCCGCATATCCGCACCTGCGTTTCCGCGGGCTTATGACCATCGGCAAGAATACCGGTGTCGCCGAAGATAGCCGCGAATGTTTTGCGTTCCTCCGTAACCTGCAGCAGAAATTCCTCGCCAAGGGCGGCGTGTTCGCAAACTTTGACCAGCTTTCGATGGGTATGACCGGTGACTTGGAGGTCGCTATTGAAGAAGGCTCGACCATGATTCGCGTGGGAACGGCCCTTTTCGGCGAACGTGACTACTCCAAATAG